Genomic window (Eubalaena glacialis isolate mEubGla1 chromosome 6, mEubGla1.1.hap2.+ XY, whole genome shotgun sequence):
atacaatggaatattagccataaaaagaaacgaaattgagttatttgtagtggatggacctagagtctgtcatacagagtgaagtaagtcagaaagagaaaaacaaataccgtatggtaacacatatatatggaatctttaaaaaaaaaaaaaagttctgatgaacctaggggcaggacaggaataaagatgcagatgtagagagtggacttgaggacacggggagggggaagggtaagctgggatgaagtgagacagtggcatggacatacactaccaaatgtaaaatagttagctagtgggaagcagctgcatagcacaaggagatcatctcggtgctttgcaaccacctaaaggggtgggataaggagggtgggagggagatgcaagagggaggggatagggagatatacgtatgcatatagctgattcactttgttataaagcagaaactaacacaacattgtaaagcaattatactccaataaagatgtttaaaaaaaaactcattttctgtaatgttacctcctttttttttttttttttttttttttttacaatcttaggatccatttaattttatttaaatatatcatcacccTCCTTGAGAATTGAAATCAAGGACTTGGGATCCTAATTTGAAAATGAGACAGAACAACACAGAGGAACCTGTTTCCTCAAAACAGTAATGGGCTTACAGAATGCCTTTTAGGAACTTATACCTAATTAAGTCTGTTCATTCCTTGCATAAACTTTAAGCATCCTCAAATTTTATACATCTCTAAATAAAgtggaaaaaggggaaaaaccaCATTTAGCTGCATAATTcaaataaaagtatttctttaCTCACGTCCCATTCTTAAAACAAATTCTGTCTGAATTCAAAATGTTCATAAAATAGTCtcattaaaaacaggaaaaatttacGTCTCAATTATTATAGTCACTGACCGGTCCCATTTTGATTCCTGTTTGGTGCATGTAATAAACTTCGGGGCTTACGTTTTTTTCAGACACTGAATTACATCTTTACAgttttcttagttttgttttccCCATATTTTGTGTTGCCTCTTCTGCCGGCAGTGGTAACTTAAGCCTCAGTGTTGCATAGTAAGAtgcatgctttttattttttaacaaaaaggtCACTGAGAGGTAAGATCTTTTCATAAATTTCCTAAATAAACTCATTCATGCACAGTTCCATATACTAAAAGGTACTTTGTTACCATCTTAAGCAAAATTATGGTTCATGAGTCACCTTACCTCTCTCAACATACCTCTCCCTCCATTTTGATAGTTTCCTCTTTTCAGCTTTATCCAGCCCAGACCCTGTTCAGCATCTTTCCCGTCTTGAGCAAAGCACTTGTCAGATCACTTCCTCATATACTCCCGAGTATCCAACCACAGCCCCTTTTCAAGGCAGAGGCCTGAGTATATATGATTTATTAAGTTGTTGCCAAACATGGCTGACTAATGAGCCACttataataaaagtttttattttttaagttacttttattgaggtataatttatacgAAATAAAATGCACTGTTTTACGTGTATATTTCAGTGAATTTGGACAAATGGATATAATCTGTAACCACCAGCACAATCAagatatatagaacatttctatcatctcAAAAACAATCCCCTTGTGTCCCTTAACAGTCAGCACCCCAGCCCCTACTCCCCAGTAGATTAGATTTGTCTTCTTTAGGGTTTCATGTCAGTGGAGTTGTGTGGTATGCACTCTTAACGTCTGGCTTGTtttgctcagcataatgtttttgagatttatccatgtcgTTGCATGGATGGGTAATTGGTTCCCTTTTTtgcagagtagtattccattttatgaacaGACCACAGTTGGTTTAGTTATTCACCTATTGAGGAACATTTGGATCTTTTCAGTTTCTAAAATAGTTTGTAAGCCCTAGTAATTTGTGTAATAGACCTTGTGAAACCCATTCATTATTTGTCCAACTATAAGCAGTTCACTGATCtctcaggaaaaaatatattagtgAATTTTCaactattaattttatatttttgcataatTCACTActcaaatatatttgaagatatttgTAACATTTGGTGGAATTGCAGTTTAGTATATACATAATATGCTatgtttgctttcctttttttttccccctagatatGCAATAAGAGAGAGCAACAGTGTTGTAAAGATATTTAagaactttaaggaaaaaaaatcatttaaaccaGATTTTGGAGCTGAAAGTGAGTGCTGTTTATATATGATACAATTTTAGAAGCTTTATAATGGCTCAAAAACATCTAAAgatctaaaattttttttgttctttttaggtATCTATGGAGGCTTCTTACTGGGAGTCAGATCTGTAAATGGCTTAGCTTTCTATGACTGGGACAATACAGAACTCATACGCAGAATTGAAATTCAGCCCAAACACGTGAGCTCCCTCCATTGCTGTTTTTGGAGTGTACATCTTTGTGACAAGCTCTGAGTCCCTGAGGCCAAGAAACATCCTTGTACCCTGCTGTCCCTGTTCCATTGTGCTGGACACAGTGCCATGTACCTCAGGATTGCTTAGAAAAGGAGAGTCGTGGTATTTGAGTGAAGCAGTAGATGTTGGGctttttgaaaagtataaaaagtTATACAAATGCCAAGTGCTGTTCATATTTTAAATGGCTTTAATGCTTTGAAGATAAGTAGCCAGGGAGTTCTTGACCTGGAAGGGCCTGCAAGTCTCCCACTCAGTTCAGAAAGCCTTTTCATACTTTACCTGATAATGGCTGTTTAAAATTTAGGTAGCCGTTCTCCAGTGACAAAGTTTTCAGCCTTTAGATCTGCCTGCTTCTTTGACAGCTTTAACTGTCAGGAAATTATCTGTGGAGACAAATCCACCTCCCCAGGGTCCTGGTTCTGTCTTCTAGAGCATGCATTCTCAGCAGGGGGACGTCGTCCCCTAGGGGGAAGAAATTGGTTCCTGAAACCAATTGATGACAAACTGTACTCTCTTTATCTATAAAGCATAGATGCACATATGTTTATACACATTATGTGTTTGTGTACcgtatgtatatgtttatgtattaatatatgtatagACATATAGTATCTGTGATATTAAAACTTCAGGGGAAGGCGATTGGGAAAAAAATGCCTAAAAATGGTTTGGGGTGGGGgtcacatgggaaaaaaaaagagtgagaaacaCTGTTCTAGAGCAATAGGGAATAGGCTAGTGCTCCTCTGAATCTCAGCACCCCTGGCACTTACTGCCAGCGCTCCTTGCTGCCTCCCTTAGGTCCTTCCATTTCTATAAATAGAACAGTAGTGCCCTGTCCCCCTcccaaatatgtgtgtatatacatgacAAAATTGTTAAGTGTATACTTAGTATCTTAATGTAGGATGATAAATCTTGTAGGAAACAAAGTGTATGCAGTTTGTCATACCCACTCGAAAATCCGAAATCAtttatctgtgtttttgtttgtcaTGTTGCAGATTTTCTGGTCTGACTCTGGAGAGCTAGTCTGTATTGCCACTGAAGAGTCATTTTTTATCCTTAAATATCTGTCGGAAAAAGTTTTGGCTGCACAGGAAACACATGAGGGAGTTACTGAAGATGGCGTTGAAGATGGCTTTGAAGTAATTGCATCAGCACAActttagctttgtttttaaatgatttatattCTTATAGCAGAACTTCACTCATTGTAACATTTTACTATAAAATAGGTTTGGGGAAACTAATAAGCATTTAAGGAGTTAAggtaaaatgtgaaaattaaaatccTGGCTCAGAGATCAGGGTCTGAAAGTATTTGTTCAAAAGAAATTTGTGCTTTGATTTTAGGAAACCTTTAGACTAACTTTGATTATCTTTCAGTAAGGAAATTAGAAGGTGTTTTGGTCTTAAGACAGTTTAGCCAGAGTTATTTAAAATGAGCGCTCGAATGTAAAGATAAATCATCCATTGTGGAGGTGTCTTGGAAGACTTTTTGAAATACTTATTATGCCAGTCTCATGTATGTTAGGAGTTTAGATCAGCATATTCTTAGATTACAGCTTTGACGCAACAGTGAGATTTTACAGTACAGATACTCATCCAGGAATCTGTTCTTAAGTGAAGAAAGTAGAATTTCCAAGGaaagattttctttcttgaaatagGATTCTTTCTCTGCATTTCTTATTCTACGTATCACCTCTAATTATATTCAGTTTTTTGTCATTGACAGGATTCCTATTGCTGAATAAGAtaataatagactttatttttttcctgcaggTTCTTGGTGAGATTCAGGAAATTGTGAAAACAGGGCTGTGGGTAGGCGACTGCTTCATTTACACAAGTTCTGTGAACAGATTAAATTATTATGTCGGAGGAGAAATAGTCACCATTGCTCACTTGGACAGGTAGCTGagtattgttttgcttttgtctttAGCATCCTAAATTTAAAAgcatactttttaaacataaacaaaaccaaTTCCTGGCTTTTAACAATGATAGGCCtgatttttcagtgttttaataGGTGGCAATTGCTAACCAAAATTGCATCAATCAAATGGAAAGATTTTGAGCAAGAGGCAGAGTGAGTGAGTGActgcaagagagagagagtgtgtacATATACTGATTTGGGCTTAGTTCTAAATTAGTTTCCGTTTCTCTTACAGGACGATGTATCTCCTGGGCTATATTCCTAAAGACAACAGGCTTTATCTGGGGGATAAGGAACTCAACATCGTTAGCTACTCCCTGCTGGTTTCAGTGCTGGAATACCAGACAGCTGTCATGCGGAGAGACTTCAGCATGGCTGATAAGGTCCTTCCGACCATTCCGAAAGAGCAGAGGACCAGAGTTGCTCACTTTTTGGAAAAGCAGGTAAGGGGGTGggggttggttggttgttttgtgtgtgtttttgaaaACCAGCAATTTGAAAGAATGTTAATACGAATTTGAAGAACTTTATTTCTTAACTACCACTGATTTCCTGATGGCAATGGAATTTCTCTTGTAAATTTAAGTCACTTGTTATactccttctcctttctcattgcCCTTCGTATCCCCTTTAAATGTTGGAGGTGATTATTAGTCTTCCCTTTTTGTAGACTTCTTCTCCGTTCTAtcagtattttcatttctaagctgcatttttctctatcctagctggcttctctctctctctttgtaaaatatacataaaatttaccgttaCTGATAAGCCTTTTCCTTAATGTAGCAATTTTTAGTATAAATTCAAAGTTATATGTGCACAAAGTACAACGTTTTACAAGGCTTAGGAAGAAAAcagccctcccttctctctctcatttctacTCCCTAGCGGTAATCACTTGTAATTCTTTTAGCTGACTCTGTTGGCATTTATTTCCACATGTCTAACATGCTTATATTGCTGTTTCTCAGCTTTAGGCATTTCTTGGGACTTTCCACTCTATACAAGATGAGGAATTTATCTTTCTTTCACTCCCCCTGCTTCTACCACATAATGCCACTTTCCTATTCCTTAACCTCCCAATATAGTTACATCAAAATTTTGATTAAATTGGTATTCATTGTTTATATTACTGTGGCTGTGTAAACACTGTTCACAGCTGAGCCATGTGATATATTATAGCAATAGCTTTCTCTTCTTGCAGTTGTTTGTTTTCCCTGGAGttaataattgtttcttttttttaaactttgcttatttttctatgtaCTTAGGGTTATTCTCCCTACTCTGATGGTTCTCCAGATTTCCTTGAAATCTCCTTTCCGTATGTTCAGTCTGCTTCAGGCTGAATTGGTTTCTGCCCTCATCATGGATATCCCCTCACCATCGTGTTGGGGCTTCCCTTTGGCTCTCTTGAGTTGGATCCGTTGTTTCCTATATTCCCTAATTTCTTTCCTGGTTTACTCCCTCATTTTGCTGGGGTATGTCCTTCAGTAGTTTCCTGAGAAAAGGGTTATTTATTAATAGCAGGTAAATTTTTTTGTGACCTCGATTATCTGGAAGTGCCATTGTTCTACCTTAAAAACATATTTGGCCATTtaactggatatagaattctaggttggagaTGATTTTCTCTCAGAATTTTGAAGACGAAATTCTATTTTGCCTTCTGCCTTCTAGCTTCTAGTTGTTGAGGTCTAAAGCCATTTATATGCCTGATTCTTGGTACCtgatctgtttttttctctttggaagtTTTTTGGATCTTGTCCCTGTTGTTCTGTGATGTTATCATGATGGTGGGCCTTTGTGTAGGGGTCAGTTATCGTTCATTCTTCTGGGTATTAGATGAGCTCTCTTAATTGGAAACTCATTCCTTCAtttttgagagattttcttgaatcatttctctgttgatttcctTCGTTTTCTATATTCTCTCTGTGCAACTGTTATTCAGATGTTGGACCTCTTGCActggttttctcattttgttattCTTGGACTTTCTAAATCTTGTTTATGGATCAAAGTTTCTCTTCATACCCTCTGTAAGGGTATGAATgatggtttttgttgttttcttttccccttatgTGGTATGCTTTCTTCAGATTGCTGTTATTGGTTCATTCTGATCTCTGTCTTTCCTTTTAAAGATTTTCCTCAGGTGTCTCATGATCTTTGGGCACTCATTTAAGAGTGGAGGTCTAAGAAGCAGGTCAAAAGATCTGAGTTTATGGGTGAATTTATTGGCTGGACTAAAAATATGTGATGTGGCTAGGCCTTTTGATTGGGGAGCCTCAATCAATGTCAGTATCTTCATCTAATGAATTTAATGactcttcatttattcaattagtgaatttaatgagcacttaatattgtaccaggcactgttcaggCTGGCATATGGCCCTCATTgacattttagtatttttaagtcTTACCCCTTTGGCTGGTTAGTTTACAGAGAAGCTCCCCAATCACCATCCTTCTGCGGGCTGAGCAGAGTATGGCTTGGTGTCTCAGTATTTAGTATTTCAAATATTTAGTCTCAACATCCATTCTTACGATCTCCTGTTTTCCTTTTGCCACTCAGCACTCCTTCTGGGTGTGCAGGGATCCCTCAGACTGGAGACCCTCTAGTTTACCCTCTCCAAAGAACAAGATTCCGGTCTTCTGTGTGTGTCGAGAGGTCAGGGCGGGGAGAGGAGTGGGGACCTGGGGTATCTAACTGCTTCTTATATAGACTTTCAGgcagttttgtttatttgctgGTTTTAACACTACCCTTCACGAGACACCTCTGGGGATTCTGAGGTGTGAATCAGGTTGTTTCTATGCTGTCTTCACTCCTGATTTAGGGATTAGTCTTCTCTAGTGTTTTAACTTAATGTTTGTACTCCTCCACCAGCTTTCGAGCTTCCAAAATTGTTACTAATGTCTCTGCTGCCTTTCTGTGTGTCCTTGGgagttatgcttttaaaaaagaacccCCTAAGTGTCATTTCAGTGGGGATTTGCAGGAAAGCAAAAGTAAGTGTATATAGCCCACCTCATTTCATCTGCTTTGCCCTCACCTATATCTGACTAGTTCTATAGATCTTCCATCCTCCACTCTTGGATTTTATATTGTCTACATCAGTGCTAGGGAAGAAAGGGAGTAATGCAGATTATTCGGAATGCCTTGTTACATTGTACTCCTGGGagaatggagggaggggcagcttGTATAGTCTGGAAAGTTATTTTAAACACAGTGATACAGCAATGCTGAGTATCTACCCAGACAGAACTCAGACAGCTGTCCAGCTTCTCCATCCTGACCACCCCCTAACAGAGCATTCACTCTCAGTCTGAGGAAGTCTTCTGCAGCCTGAGCTTTTTGTCTCATATACCACATCCCTGGAGCTGAAGAACTTGCCCATAGGGCAGACCCCATCAGCCCTGTTTGTCTTGAGGGAGAAGCTAATATAGTAATTACGGTAGTTGGTTTAAAAGCTTGTTGCTGATGACTGGAGCATGGGAAGGCAGTTTTAGACTTCTGTGCTCTGGAATACTTGCTGATGAGTAAACTGGACATGCGACCAACAGTAAAGGCATAGGTAATGACACCAGGTCAGTATCAGGACCTGAAAGcaaaatgtttgataaatgacCTGCAGATGGTAGAAAATTGGAAGGTTTTACATTCGACTTCCTTTTCTCTGAGGCACTGGACTAGATCTCTGAGGCCCAGCTCAGGAGATTACAGACAGCTAGGTTTACACCACTGtgcctgtctttctctttttgaagtGGCTCTTTTTCAGTCAACTTTCcaaaatccttttctttttgacatttgtttacttttacatttctaaattttaGTGGTTGTTGTTTTACTTGAGTTTATCAAGCATTGGTCAGCTTCCACTGCTTAGAAAACAGTAGACATTGTGTGACTGAATTTTGTCTGCCCTGTTTTTTACCAGTTAATTTAACAGCTCcttaatttttctgtcttctaattgaagagtattttttatttgttacttTGTTTGATTTAAGTAATGGGGCTTCCAATGTCAGCAGCATATTTAGTTTGAGAGAGCAATGGATTGTTTGCCATGTGTGTGCACTGTATATGTAGACTACACGCACACAGGTTTTTCtgtacataaacacacatattttATCTGTTTAGGGCTTCAAGCAGCAAGCTCTTACGGTATCCACAGACCCTGAGCATCGCTTTGAACTTGCTCTTCAGCTTGGAGAACTAAAAATTGCATACCAATTAGCAGTGGAAGCAGAGGTATGTACtaatttatgattttttgtaaCTGATGGAAGGGTCAGTAGGTACTTACATGTGTTTACTGTAAGttgtgttttaaagttttctgaaatgcaaattagTGACTCATTTTGGTGAGGTTGTTGCCTTTCTTTGGTCTTCTGAAAAAATGAATTACGTTTATCTTTGCATAAATTAAATGGATTATATTGGAGATATGTATTATTATATTCTTATTAATATATTCTTAGCATTCTAATTTaagaaaaagtgttttttttaaatcttacatGAGATCTGTTttggaagagaaggaaagctAGAAGATAGTAGATAAAGGAGTCTGGAACTCTAAAAGAATGCAGACACAGCAGTAATTTGCCAATATCCCAAACTAGTGAGGAAGACGTTGGTTTTAAAGAAGGGTTCTGACATTTGGAGACAGTTTAATGACATTTTTATGGTTcgttgtatattttgtatattgagGGCTCCCAGTTGTGGTTTAAGTCTAGCATTTACTGGTAAATTCATTTCAGATGTACTAAATAAATTTTAGCTATGTTAAGATCATCCAAATGAgcattttatttgatttctgAGAAGCTACAAatgacagaaataatatttattattaaatatttaaggacATAAAAAGGTTTTTCTGCTTTCAAAAAGTGGTATTAAATCATTCCTTAAAATAATTACAGTCTAATTACCTTAAAACTCGTTAGTTTTAGTTTCATTATGTAATtacaaaataagaatataatGGGCTGATGATTATTCACATGCCGCATTAAATTTGATTTGTGTTTGAATTAATTTTATGTATGTGAATAATTTCGATTTCCTCATTATACGTTTTGTCATTCCGTTCTTATTTTGATAGAACCTACTTAACAAGCACAGCTcagtatacataaaatatgtattttataattatagaaAAAGCACAGCTcagtatacataaaatatgtattttataattatagaaaatataaaattgttagTACAGTGATGTTCAGACTAACAGAATAATGTTGATGTTGGAAattcaaatgtttatttaaaagatattttaatgtGGAATCTCTTTTCTTACAGTCAGAACAGAAGTGGAAACAACTTGCTGAACTTGCCATTAGTAAATGCCAGTTTGGCCTAGCCCAGGAGTGCCTGCACCATGCACAGGATTATGGGGGTCTGTTGCTTTTGGCCACTGCCTCTGGAAATGCTACTATGGTGAACAAGCTAGCAGAGGGTGCGGAGAGAGACGGCAAAAATAATGTGGCATTCATGAGCTACTTTTTACAGGGCAAGTAAGTATTAACCCAAGGTCTAAAAGAGGTGGGCACAGTAATAAAGCACTGACTTCTGCACTGACTTCAAGGGTGGTCTTTGGAGAGGAACATGAAGAAGGAACCCTGGAGAGAGTGCTGATGCCTGGCCAAGTGGTGCTGCTGATGGGAGCAGGCAGGAGGACAGTGCTGCTTTGGAAGAACTCAAAGGATGCTCTTCAGCAAAGGATGCTCTTACCACATTTGGTCTAAATGTTTGAGCAAAATGAGCTGCTCAGGGAGGCTCAACTGGGAGAAATGTTAAACGCCTTTCTCAACAGCCCTGCCACTTAGTGGCTAaggtattttatttaatgaagGCAGGAGGCTGTTGAGCTGCTTGTTTCATTTGGTACCTGAGCGGCAGGTGATTTTACCCAAGTTGAATAATTCTGATctgcttaaaacaaaaataaggtgGATGAGGATGCCAGTTACTTTTAGATTTAATTTCAACTATAAAGCATAAAAATGTCATGTATTAAAAAGTCTAGCAGTTAGTGCATATCAGATCATTTCATTAGTTGACCATGTtatgaaataaaacacaaaagtatTCATTAACTTTGCCCTACATACTTTTTAAACCTCACACTTAATCATAAAAACTttgaatgtgtatgtgttttataaCATATGTATGCGTAAATTTATATACCTATAAGAATAGGTCCACTATTTCTTATCAATAACTCAAAAACCCAAAAACATTCTGAGAATATTTGGTGGCAAAACCTGGCCTAAACGCTGAAGTATTATTATTAGTTGCTTTTATGCcacttggtttgtttttattgcaTTTAGTATTCGTGTGTTATAGCAGAATATTGATGTTTGTGACTCTGATGCTGAGggtattatataatgtatatgtactttttaaaatccaaaaaatTCTGAGTTCTAAAGCACGTTATCCACTTTATCAAACTTACAcaggaaaaagttaaaattaaaaaaagaaaatggacaccTGGATATTTTCCTACTGGGCACCACTGGATTGTCCAGCATAGTCCGTGTTAGAGATGCTGCCCTCAAAACTATACTTGTGAAACTGAGTTTCTGCTCTTCATATTCTGAAGCCCTTAAATGTGCTCATCTAAGCTACCTTGTTTTAAAAAGCCCCTTAAGATTCTTCTTAGGGAAGTTAAGGAGACTGAAAAATCTCTCACACTCCTGGAGTCCGTTATGTAACACACTGGTGATGACAAGTTAGTGGCTCAGTGACAGAAACGAGGTGTATGtgtgagagatggagagggagtgCTGACTTGCCAGCACTAAACCCACATTTCTTTAATGTGGTAAGTGCCATTATTATAGCATTTATTCTTGGTAACAGTGCCTCTCCTTTTTAATCTTTAGGCTTGATGCTTGCCTGGAGCTCTTGATTAGAACTGGACGACTGCCAGAAGCTGCCTTCCTGGCACGGACTTACTTACCCAGTCAGGTTTCAAGGTACAGACTTTTCATTTTAGGAAGAAATGTTTCAGATAAAAACAGAGCCCTTAACAGTCTCCCAATGGTTCTATGATATCTGTAATAGGGTGGTGAAACTCTGGAGAGAAAATCTCTcaaaagtcagtcagaaagcagCAGAATCCCTTGCTGATCCAACAGAATATGAAAACCTTTTTCCTGGATTAAAAGAAGCCTTCGTTGTAGAAGAATGGGTGAAGGAAACACATGCTGACCTGTGGCCGGCCAAACAATACCCACTTGTCACGGTGAGTGCCTGGGGTGCCTCATCCCGTGTGACTACGGGGTGGAAAGGCATTCACGACTTAAGGTTTTGAACTGCACCACATACATTATGGTTCGATTAAAAGCTAGTATCTGGGATTTAGGCCAAGTTTATAGATGAATTATGCTTTCAGAATATTTCATTTCATCATTGCTTTATTCTCTGATagccaaatgaagaaagaaatgttaTGGAAGAGGCAAAAGGCTTGCAGCCCTCAAGATCTACATCTCAGCAGGTCAGTCAGACATGAGAAAGTTTGGTTGAGATTTGTTGATTTTAAGTACCATTTCCCACTTCCTAATCCTGATCTGCCTTCCCTTCGGGAAAAATTTCAAATTCCTGAACAGATTCCTttgtttttatgtgtgtttctactTGGGTTTTCAGGAACTTGATGGGAAACCTGCTTCTCCTACTCCTGTTATTGTGGTCCCCCCCACAGACAACAAAGAGGAAAAGGTACGGACATCATACCCAACTTCCTATTGGACCCCAgcctcaccctccctccccgcgAATGTCTGCAGGATGTGCAGGCCTCTGCATTTTAAGTGATGTAATCAGTTTCAGAGCAGGGGTTTTGAAATGAGAAGATCCCCCCTTTTGACTGTTGTTTTAGTTCTCTTTGGATCATGAATCACAGATAACTTTTCTTTAATAACTTTGCTTTAACACAGTACTATATAACTcaccctcttccttttctttgcagAGTTTACTTGAACTGGAAGTAGATTTGGATAATTTGGAATTAGAAGATATTGACACAACAGATATCAACCTGGATGAAGATATTTTGGATGACTGAATAATGTTTCCCATTTACTCAACTAAACAGATCATTATTATGGACAGGTATTGATCGTCACCCTGACCACAGTGCTTTGGACTCTGAGAAACTCCTTAGATTTTTATATGTAGATGCTGTGGCCCACtgggagcacaatgccctcatcTTCAGAGGAGTTTATGTGCAGCATCTAAATCACAATGTTTCCTTGTTAACTAAGACTGCTGTGGGCTTTGATTTTTTTCGTACTATCATTAAGACCATATCTCATAAAATCTTTTGAATTAATGAAGATACGTCAAAGTTTCCTTTGTGCATAATGAAAACAGGATTCTAGTTTTAGAAGGCTGAGCCAAAACTACACCTCAGCTAGGGATCAGCccacattctcttttctttgaatAACTATTTTCAAATACCATCAATCACATTTTTCTTAGAACTGAGTATCTGTGCTAAACCATTTTCCTTGACCTCACGGCATTATTCCTCTCTATGTAGCTTTCTTATGCCTTGCCCTGACTTTGTCTGGTAGGTACCCGTTTCTGGAATCAGGGTCTGAAACCCCAGCTCCTCTGACCTCATTAAGCTGGGCTCTAGTTAAATTACCGACTGGCCCATTTGGTAACACAGAGAGAGGCATagtactttttttcctttcttgttacACTGTACTCATCTGACATGATTAGAAAAATTCATAACCAGGCACTAAGATGTACTTCTCAGTTATCCCCTCGTAGCCTAGGAAAGTGAGCAGAGTAacaagtttttctttgtatttctgataGAGGCActatttggaatttaaaaaacaaaagaagtaatTTTATAGGGAACTCCcaattttgacatttttaaacCGCTCAGTATTAACAGAGAAAACTAGCCAGTATTTAGTAAAatgaaatttacttaaaaaatatcttta
Coding sequences:
- the COPB2 gene encoding coatomer subunit beta' encodes the protein MPLRLDIKRKLTARSDRVKSVDLHPTEPWMLASLYNGSVCVWNHETQTLVKTFEVCDLPVRAAKFVARKNWAVTGADDMQIRVFNYNTLERVHMFEAHSDYIRCIAVHPTQPFILTSSDDMLIKLWDWDKKWSCSQVFEGHTHYVMQIVINPKDNNQFASASLDRTIKVWQLGSSSPNFTLEGHEKGVNCIDYYSGGDKPYLISGADDRLVKIWDYQNKTCVQTLEGHAQNVSCASFHPELPIIITGSEDGTVRIWHSSTYRLESTLNYGMERVWCVASLRGSNNVALGYDEGSIIVKLGREEPAMSMDANGKIIWAKHSEVQQANLKAMGDAEIKDGERLPLAVKDMGSCEIYPQTIQHNPNGRFVVVCGDGEYIIYTAMALRNKSFGSAQEFAWAHDSSEYAIRESNSVVKIFKNFKEKKSFKPDFGAESIYGGFLLGVRSVNGLAFYDWDNTELIRRIEIQPKHIFWSDSGELVCIATEESFFILKYLSEKVLAAQETHEGVTEDGVEDGFEVLGEIQEIVKTGLWVGDCFIYTSSVNRLNYYVGGEIVTIAHLDRTMYLLGYIPKDNRLYLGDKELNIVSYSLLVSVLEYQTAVMRRDFSMADKVLPTIPKEQRTRVAHFLEKQGFKQQALTVSTDPEHRFELALQLGELKIAYQLAVEAESEQKWKQLAELAISKCQFGLAQECLHHAQDYGGLLLLATASGNATMVNKLAEGAERDGKNNVAFMSYFLQGKLDACLELLIRTGRLPEAAFLARTYLPSQVSRVVKLWRENLSKVSQKAAESLADPTEYENLFPGLKEAFVVEEWVKETHADLWPAKQYPLVTPNEERNVMEEAKGLQPSRSTSQQELDGKPASPTPVIVVPPTDNKEEKSLLELEVDLDNLELEDIDTTDINLDEDILDD